A single genomic interval of Myxocyprinus asiaticus isolate MX2 ecotype Aquarium Trade chromosome 19, UBuf_Myxa_2, whole genome shotgun sequence harbors:
- the ccn2a gene encoding CCN family member 2a yields MFSGMNLIYLMCLSFLSWAVAQECSGQCQCPDVSPQCPPGVSLVPDSCGCCRVCAKQLGELCTERDVCDPHKGLYCDYGSPSNHRIGVCTAREGATCVFGGMVYRSGESFQSSCKYQCTCLDGAVGCVPLCGMDIRLPSPECPMPRRVKLPGKCCEEWVCDSPHQNTFVGSVLAAYREEETYGPDLSMMRENCLVQTTEWSACSKTCGLGISTRVTNDNRDCRLEKQSRLCMVRPCESHLEERIRKGKKCIRTPRVSKPMKFEISGCTTTKSYRPKFCGVCTDGRCCTPHRTTTLPMEFKCPNGQVMKKQMMFIKTCACHYNCPGENDIFESMYYKKMGGDMA; encoded by the exons ATGTTTTCTGGAATGAACCTGATTTATCTGATGTGCTTATCTTTCCTAAGCTGG GCTGTTGCTCAGGAGTGCAGTGGACAATGCCAGTGCCCTGATGTATCTCCCCAGTGCCCACCTGGTGTGAGCCTGGTGCCAGACTCCTGTGGATGCTGCAGGGTGTGTGCCAAGCAGCTGGGTGAGCTCTGCACTGAGCGGGATGTTTGTGACCCTCATAAAGGCCTTTACTGTGATTATGGATCCCCAAGCAACCATCGTATAGGAGTCTGCACAG CCAGAGAAGGTGCCACTTGTGTGTTTGGTGGGATGGTGTATCGCAGTGGAGAGTCCTTCCAGAGCAGCTGTAAATACCAGTGCACATGTCTGGATGGTGCCGTGGGTTGTGTGCCCCTCTGTGGAATGGACATCAGGTTGCCCAGCCCTGAATGCCCAATGCCCCGCCGGGTGAAGTTGCCAGGAAAGTGCTGCGAGGAGTGGGTGTGTGACTCCCCTCACCAGAACACCTTTGTGGGCTCAGTTCTGGCGG CTTACAGAGAGGAGGAGACATATGGGCCTGATCTCTCCATGATGAGAGAGAACTGCCTGGTTCAGACCACAGAATGGAGCGCATGTTCAAAAACATGTGGCTTGGGAATCTCCACCCGTGTCACTAATGACAACCGCGACTGCCGTCTGGAGAAGCAGTCCCGTCTCTGCATGGTCCGCCCCTGTGAATCGCACTTGGAGGAGAGAATTAGG AAAGGGAAAAAGTGTATCCGCACACCCCGTGTCTCCAAGCCAATGAAGTTTGAGATTTCCGGCTGCACCACTACCAAGTCTTACAGGCCTAAGTTTTGTGGCGTGTGCACAGATGGACGCTGCTGCACACCCCACAGAACCACCACCTTGCCCATGGAGTTCAAGTGTCCCAATGGCCAAGTCATGAAGAAGCAGATGATGTTCATCAAGACCTGCGCATGCCACTACAACTGCCCCGGGGAAAATGATATCTTTGAGTCCATGTACTACAAGAAGATGGGTGGTGACATGGCATAA